CTGCAGCCGATGAACTTCCGCAACCCGCAGACCGGGGAAATCTCCCAGCATTGGGTGGACCTGTACCGTGGCATGGGCATGGACGTGCCGCAGGGCCTGCCCGGCACCAACCCCAACGACATGGCCGCCAGCGCGGTGCTGGAACGGGTCGGCGTGCTCTAAACCGGCGTGCTGTAAAAGCGAAGCCCCGCACGAGGCGGGGCTTCAGTGTTCAGACCTGGGAGGAGCCAGGATCATTCTTCTTCGTCGTGGCTGCCCTGCTGCTGGTTGCGCTTCTGCTGCTGGTCCTGCTGCTGTTGCTGCTGCTGGTCACGACCGCGACCCTGCTGCTGATCCTGCTGGTTCTGCTGACCCTGCTGGTTCTGCTGACCTTTCTGGTTCTGCTGGTTCTGCTGTGCCATGTCCGTGTCTCCGAAGCCACGCGCGGAATGCGGTGGACGGGGCCATCGTCTGCAGCCGAAGGTTAACCATGCGTTGCAACCCAGCTAGGCTGGCGTGCACGCGCCCGCGAAAACACCGCGCGCCCCTTGCCGCACAAGCCCCTGAAGGATTCATGCGGCGAATGCATGTGCTCATGCCCGCACGGCAACACCCGCATTCAGCGGCCTTGGCCCGTGTGACGCGCGCATGACGGCCTCATCCCAAGGTCCCATTTGCAGCCGCGCGCGGCACCGCTATGGTCAGGCGGACACCCGCCGGAGACGCGCATGGCCCCGCAGACCGCAGTACGCCCTTCCTACGATGAAGCCCGCGACCGCTTCGATATCTCGCAGTGGCAGGCCCGATTCCAGGGGCGCCTGGACGAGGGCCTCAATGCCTGCGTGGAGTGCTGCGACCGCTACTGCGGAAGTGATCGGCTGGCCCTGCGCTGGATCGACGCACAGGGTGCGCTGCACCTGTACACCTTCGATGAGCTGCGCGATGCCGCCGCCCGCGCCGCACAGGTGCTGCGTGCCGCCGGCGTCGGCCCCGGCGATGTGGTGGCCGGCCTGCTGCCGCGCACGCCCGACCTGCTGGCCACCATCCTCGGCACCTGGCGCCTGGGCGCGGTCTACCAGCCGCTGTTCACCGCGTTCGGCCCCAAGGCCATCGAAAGCCGCCTGAAGACCGGCCACACCCGGCTGGTGGTGACCGACAGTGCGCACCGCGGCAAGCTGGACGAACTGGATGCCTGCCCGCAGGTGGCCACCGTACTGACACCCGGCCAGGCACTGCGCGACGGGGACATCGACTGGCGCGCCGCCACCGCGGCCGCAGCGCCCACGCTGGAGCCCGTGCTGCTGCCGGGCGATGCGCTGATGGCCCTGCTCTCGACCTCCGGCACCACCGGCAGCCCCAAGGGCGTGCCCGTGCCGCTGCGCGCGATGATGGCCTTCGCCAGCTACATGGAACTGGCCGTGGACCTGCGCGCCGACGATGTGTTCTGGAACATCGCCGATCCAGGCTGGGCCTACGGCCTGTACTACGCGGTGATCGGCCCGCTGATGCTTGGCCATGCCACCACCTTCAGCGAAGCCGGCTTCAGCGTGCACGGCCTGAACACGATCATCGGCCAGCTGGGGGTGACCAACCTGGCCGGTTCGCCCACTGCATACCGGCAGATCATTGCTGCCGGCCCCGCCGCCAGTGCCGGCATCAAGGGCCAGCTGCGCGTGGTCAGCAGCGCCGGCGAACCGCTGAACCCGGAAATCGCCCGCTGGTTTGCCGAGCACCTGCAGACCACGGTGCTGGACCACTACGGGCAGACCGAGACCGGCATGGTGGTCAACAACCACCACGCGCTGGCCCACAGCGTGCGTCCCGGGTCGTCGGGCTTTGCGATGCCCGGCTACCGCGTGGCGGTGCTGGACGACCAGGGCAACGAGCTGCCACCGCGCACGCCCGGCATCCTCGCGGTGGACCTGAAGCAGTCACCGATCATGTGGTTCACCGGCTACTACCAGGCGGAGACGCCGGCCATCGCCGATGGCTACTACCGCACCGGCGATTCGGTGGAATGCGAGGACGACGGCTCGATCAGCTTCATCGGCCGCTCCGATGACCTCATCACTTCCTCCGGCTACCGCATCGGCCCGTTCGACGTGGAGAGCGCGCTGATGGAGCATCCGTCCGTGGCCGAGGTGGCGGTGATCGGCGTGCCCGACCCGGAGCGGACCGAGATCGTCAAAGCCTTCGTGATCCTGCGCGACGGGTTCGAGGGCAGCGACGCGCTGGCGCACGAACTGCAGCAGCACGTTCGCCATCGGCTTTCCGCGCATGCCTACCCGCGCCAGGTGGAGTTCGTGGTGGCGGTGCCGAAGACGCCCAGCGGCAAGGTGCAGCGGTTTTTGCTGCGCAAGGCGGAGATCGAGAAGCAGGCGGCAGGCTGAGGGTTTCCTGTCGTAGAGTCGAGCTTGCTCGACTGCTTTGGCGTGGCCGCGCGAAGCAGTCGAGCAAGCTCGACTCTACAGGGCGATCCCCTACGGCATCACCGGCGGCACATAGGTCAGGGTCATGCCCAGCAGCCACAGCAGGCCCAGCACCAGCGGGATATGCACCAGCAGCTGGATGAAGGTGAAGCCGACGATGTCGCGGGCCTTCAGGCCCAGCACGCCCAGCAGCGGCAGCATCCAGAACGGGTTGATCAGGTTCGGCAGCGCCTCGGCCGCGTTGTAGACCTGCACCGCCCAGCCCAGGTGTGCCTTCAGTTCGTTGGCGGCCTGCATCACGTACGGCGCTTCGATGATCCACTTGCCGCCACCGGACGGCACGAAGAAGCCCAGCACCGCCGAGTAGACGCCCATCACCAGGGCGAAGGTATCGGTGCTGGCCACGTGCACGAACAGGCTGGACAGGCGATGCGCCAGGGTCTGCCCGTCGCCGCCGGCGGCATGGGTGAGGATCATCGCGATGCCGCCGTACAGCGGGAACTGGATCAGCACGCCGGTGGTGCTGGGCACCGCCTTGGCCACCGCGTTGAGGAAGCTGCGCGGCCGCCAGTGCAGCAGCAGGCCCAGCGAGATGAACAGGAAGTTGTAGGTATTGAGGTTGGCGATGGCGGTGACCACCGGCTTGTTGGCGAACTCGTTGAACAGCCAGCCGAACGCCAGCAGCGAGAGCAGCACGGTCAGCAGCGGGCTGTATTCCAGCCATTCGC
This genomic stretch from Stenotrophomonas sp. SAU14A_NAIMI4_5 harbors:
- a CDS encoding AMP-binding protein; this encodes MAPQTAVRPSYDEARDRFDISQWQARFQGRLDEGLNACVECCDRYCGSDRLALRWIDAQGALHLYTFDELRDAAARAAQVLRAAGVGPGDVVAGLLPRTPDLLATILGTWRLGAVYQPLFTAFGPKAIESRLKTGHTRLVVTDSAHRGKLDELDACPQVATVLTPGQALRDGDIDWRAATAAAAPTLEPVLLPGDALMALLSTSGTTGSPKGVPVPLRAMMAFASYMELAVDLRADDVFWNIADPGWAYGLYYAVIGPLMLGHATTFSEAGFSVHGLNTIIGQLGVTNLAGSPTAYRQIIAAGPAASAGIKGQLRVVSSAGEPLNPEIARWFAEHLQTTVLDHYGQTETGMVVNNHHALAHSVRPGSSGFAMPGYRVAVLDDQGNELPPRTPGILAVDLKQSPIMWFTGYYQAETPAIADGYYRTGDSVECEDDGSISFIGRSDDLITSSGYRIGPFDVESALMEHPSVAEVAVIGVPDPERTEIVKAFVILRDGFEGSDALAHELQQHVRHRLSAHAYPRQVEFVVAVPKTPSGKVQRFLLRKAEIEKQAAG